In one window of Tenacibaculum mesophilum DNA:
- a CDS encoding head GIN domain-containing protein: protein MKKLAILSLFLMTVLASAQTTITKNLGDFSIVKVYNGIDLKLVKSDESKIIVTGEKTDKVKIKLDGTTLKVLLRFPETTADGKVKATLYYNKTLSIIDANEGATITGKDINQQKVEIRAQEGAFINLVVNVKHLNVKSSSGAVIRLSGATKNQNVNADLGGMYHGYKLSVEEMTAVKAGSGSKVEVQAGETLDAKVSFGGSIFYKGKPEVFRDKKVIGGVIEHRS from the coding sequence ATGAAGAAGTTAGCAATATTAAGTTTGTTCTTGATGACCGTTTTAGCATCAGCTCAAACAACCATAACTAAGAATTTAGGAGACTTTTCAATAGTAAAAGTGTACAATGGTATAGATTTAAAACTAGTAAAATCTGATGAATCTAAAATAATAGTTACTGGCGAAAAAACAGACAAAGTTAAAATTAAGTTGGATGGAACGACCTTAAAAGTATTATTAAGGTTCCCAGAAACTACTGCTGATGGTAAAGTTAAAGCAACGTTATATTACAATAAAACTTTATCAATTATTGATGCAAATGAAGGAGCAACGATTACAGGTAAAGACATTAACCAACAAAAAGTCGAAATTAGAGCTCAAGAAGGAGCTTTTATCAACCTTGTGGTGAATGTTAAGCATTTGAATGTAAAAAGTTCTTCAGGAGCGGTTATTAGGCTTTCTGGAGCAACAAAGAATCAAAATGTTAATGCTGATCTAGGAGGAATGTATCACGGTTACAAATTATCGGTAGAAGAAATGACAGCTGTAAAAGCAGGATCTGGTTCTAAGGTTGAAGTACAAGCTGGAGAAACCTTAGATGCTAAAGTATCGTTTGGAGGCTCTATTTTTTATAAAGGAAAACCAGAAGTATTTAGAGACAAAAAAGTAATTGGCGGAGTAATAGAACACCGAAGTTAA
- a CDS encoding Sec-independent protein translocase subunit TatA/TatB, translating to MNLLTIFLGIIGPWQIAIVVALVLLLFGGKKIPELMRGLGTGIKEFKDATKDEENTDKVEEKK from the coding sequence ATGAATTTACTTACTATATTTTTAGGAATTATTGGGCCATGGCAAATAGCTATAGTCGTTGCATTAGTACTATTATTATTCGGAGGAAAAAAAATTCCTGAATTAATGAGAGGTTTAGGTACTGGTATTAAAGAATTCAAAGATGCCACTAAAGATGAAGAGAATACTGATAAAGTAGAAGAAAAGAAATAA
- a CDS encoding heavy metal-binding domain-containing protein, which translates to MILSTTPSIENKPAKEYLGIVTGETIIGANIFKDFFAGIRDIVGGRSGSYEKVLREAKEIALKEMEERALKLGADAVIGIDLDYETVGANGGMLMVTASGTAVKL; encoded by the coding sequence ATGATACTATCAACTACACCTTCAATAGAAAATAAACCAGCTAAAGAATATCTAGGTATTGTTACTGGTGAAACAATTATAGGTGCAAACATTTTTAAGGACTTCTTTGCCGGTATTAGAGATATAGTAGGAGGTAGGTCTGGTTCTTATGAAAAAGTTCTAAGAGAAGCTAAAGAAATAGCTTTAAAAGAGATGGAAGAGAGAGCTCTAAAATTAGGAGCTGATGCAGTTATAGGAATCGACTTAGATTATGAAACCGTTGGCGCCAATGGAGGTATGCTAATGGTTACTGCTTCTGGAACAGCGGTAAAACTTTAA
- a CDS encoding SPFH domain-containing protein: protein MSIYMYPVIVIGILVFLSLFFIVKQQTAAIIERFGRFQSIRHSGLQLKIPIVDRIAGKLSLKIQQLDVIVETKTLDDVFVKLKVSVQYKVIRDKVYDAFYKLDYPHDQITSYVFDVVRAEVPKMKLDDVFVKKDDIAIAVKTELNDAMADYGYDIIKTLVTDIDPDAQVKAAMNRINASEREKIAAQFEGDAQRILIVEKAKAEAESKRLQGQGIADQRREIARGLEESVEVLNKVGINSQEASALIVVTQHYDTLQSIGEETNSNLILLPNSPQAGSNMLNDMVASFTASNQIGEAMKKAQENKDKE from the coding sequence ATGTCAATTTATATGTATCCGGTTATTGTTATCGGAATTCTAGTATTTTTATCATTATTCTTTATTGTTAAGCAACAAACAGCAGCTATTATTGAGCGTTTTGGTCGCTTTCAAAGCATTCGTCATTCTGGTTTACAATTAAAAATTCCTATTGTGGATAGAATTGCTGGTAAGTTGAGTTTAAAAATTCAACAACTAGATGTAATTGTGGAAACAAAAACCTTAGACGATGTATTTGTTAAGTTAAAAGTTTCTGTACAATACAAAGTAATTCGTGATAAGGTGTACGATGCTTTTTATAAGCTAGATTATCCGCACGATCAAATTACATCTTATGTATTTGATGTAGTACGTGCAGAAGTACCTAAAATGAAGTTAGATGATGTATTTGTTAAAAAAGATGATATTGCAATCGCCGTTAAAACTGAATTAAACGATGCCATGGCTGATTATGGTTATGATATTATAAAAACTTTAGTAACTGATATTGATCCAGATGCACAAGTAAAAGCAGCAATGAACCGTATTAATGCTTCTGAACGTGAAAAAATCGCAGCTCAATTTGAAGGAGACGCACAACGTATTTTAATTGTTGAAAAAGCTAAAGCAGAAGCTGAAAGCAAACGTTTGCAAGGACAAGGTATAGCTGATCAACGTAGAGAAATTGCTCGTGGTTTAGAAGAATCTGTTGAAGTTTTAAATAAAGTAGGAATTAACAGTCAAGAAGCATCAGCTTTAATTGTTGTTACACAACACTACGATACTTTACAATCAATTGGTGAAGAAACTAACAGTAACTTAATTTTACTACCAAATTCACCACAAGCAGGTAGTAATATGTTAAATGATATGGTAGCTAGCTTTACAGCAAGTAATCAAATAGGTGAGGCAATGAAGAAAGCACAAGAAAATAAAGACAAAGAATAA
- a CDS encoding class I SAM-dependent methyltransferase has protein sequence MFHKEHSTQHINLITEKKLYKDLKPFLNCIDHTVSKESYEVMKNEEYDILVTSPVPNNLDKYYASEDYISHTDSKTSLFDKTYQFVKNYTLKKKLKLINSFNTEDKLILDVGAGTGDFLKVCENGGWKIAGVEPSEKARSFAKNKNINLLKDLSKIEGKQFDVITLWHVLEHIPNLTEYIQQLKSLLKTNGVLIIAVPNHKSFDAKHYKEFWAAYDVPRHLWHFSRISISKIFSLVEMKVEKTLPMKFDSFYVSLLSEKYKTKKSRPIRAFLTGLKSNFKANRSGEYSSLIYILKNK, from the coding sequence ATGTTCCACAAGGAACACTCAACACAACATATTAATTTGATTACAGAAAAAAAGTTATATAAAGACTTAAAACCTTTTTTAAATTGTATCGATCATACAGTATCTAAAGAAAGTTATGAGGTAATGAAAAATGAAGAATACGATATATTAGTAACTTCACCTGTACCTAATAATTTAGATAAATATTATGCTAGTGAAGATTATATTTCACATACAGATAGTAAAACATCTCTTTTTGATAAAACATATCAGTTTGTAAAAAACTATACTTTAAAAAAGAAACTAAAATTAATTAACTCTTTTAACACAGAAGATAAATTAATTTTAGATGTTGGTGCTGGTACTGGTGATTTTTTAAAAGTATGTGAAAATGGTGGTTGGAAAATTGCTGGTGTTGAACCTTCTGAAAAAGCAAGAAGTTTTGCTAAAAATAAAAACATAAATCTTTTAAAAGATCTTTCAAAAATAGAAGGCAAACAATTTGATGTTATTACTCTTTGGCATGTCTTAGAACATATTCCTAATTTAACAGAATACATACAACAATTAAAATCACTTTTAAAAACAAATGGTGTTTTAATTATTGCTGTTCCTAATCATAAAAGCTTTGATGCAAAACACTACAAAGAATTTTGGGCAGCTTATGATGTTCCAAGACACTTGTGGCATTTTTCAAGAATATCAATATCAAAAATATTTTCATTGGTTGAAATGAAAGTAGAAAAAACACTTCCAATGAAATTTGATTCTTTTTATGTTTCTTTATTATCTGAAAAATATAAAACAAAAAAATCAAGACCAATTCGTGCTTTTTTAACTGGATTGAAATCAAATTTTAAAGCAAATCGTTCTGGTGAGTATTCTTCTTTGATTTACATCTTAAAAAACAAGTAA
- the mnmG gene encoding tRNA uridine-5-carboxymethylaminomethyl(34) synthesis enzyme MnmG, whose amino-acid sequence MSLFNTTYDVIVVGGGHAGSEAAAASANMGAHTLLITMNLQNIAQMSCNPAMGGIAKGQIVREIDALGGYSGIVTDKTAIQFKMLNKSKGPAMWSPRAQSDRMQFAECWRTMLEQTDNLDFYQDSVNGLLFDGDTIIGVKTALGLEIKAKTVIVTAGTFLNGLIHIGEKTFGGGRAGEGASTGITEDLVAKGFEAGRMKTGTPPRVDGRSLDYSKMTEQPGDDAPEKFSYLPITKTLTKQRSCYLTYTNPEVHNLLREGFERSPMFNGRIKSTGPRYCPSVEDKINRFAEKERHQIFVEPEGWNTVEIYVNGFSTSLPEDIQDKAIRSIPGFENVKFFRYGYAIEYDYFPPTQLKHNLETKLIENLFFAGQINGTTGYEEAAAQGLMAGVNAALKTQNKEPFILKRSEAYIGVLIDDLITKGTEEPYRMFTSRAEYRTLLRQDNADLRLTEKSYKLGLASQERMDRVEEKKNKTQNLIDYIKGLSVTKEDINPILEEKNLATINQSMKLYKIAARPQLTFSDFRSIDKLENYIQENEIDNEIIEQVEIHLKYSGYIEKEKNNADKLNRLENVPIPATFDYSKVKSLSYEAREKLSKIQPTSISQASRISGVSPSDISVLLVYMGR is encoded by the coding sequence ATGAGTTTATTTAATACAACATACGATGTAATTGTAGTAGGAGGTGGACATGCTGGTAGCGAAGCAGCTGCAGCAAGTGCAAACATGGGAGCACACACTTTGTTAATTACAATGAACTTACAAAACATTGCTCAAATGAGTTGCAATCCTGCTATGGGTGGAATTGCAAAAGGGCAAATAGTTCGTGAAATTGATGCACTTGGTGGTTACAGTGGTATTGTAACTGACAAGACCGCGATTCAATTTAAAATGCTAAATAAATCTAAAGGACCAGCTATGTGGAGCCCTAGAGCTCAATCGGACAGAATGCAATTCGCAGAGTGCTGGAGAACCATGTTAGAGCAAACTGATAATTTGGATTTTTATCAAGATTCTGTTAATGGATTATTATTTGATGGCGATACAATTATTGGTGTTAAAACTGCCTTAGGTTTAGAAATAAAAGCTAAAACAGTAATTGTTACAGCAGGTACTTTTTTAAACGGATTGATTCATATTGGTGAAAAAACGTTTGGTGGTGGTAGAGCAGGAGAAGGAGCTTCAACTGGTATTACTGAAGATTTAGTAGCTAAAGGTTTTGAAGCTGGTAGAATGAAAACAGGAACTCCTCCTCGTGTAGACGGACGCTCTTTGGATTACTCTAAAATGACCGAACAACCTGGTGACGATGCTCCAGAAAAATTCTCTTATTTACCAATAACAAAAACATTAACAAAACAACGTTCTTGTTATCTTACTTACACCAATCCTGAAGTACACAATTTACTTCGTGAGGGTTTTGAACGCTCACCAATGTTTAATGGTAGAATTAAATCTACAGGACCACGTTATTGTCCATCTGTAGAAGACAAAATCAATCGTTTTGCAGAGAAAGAACGTCATCAAATTTTTGTTGAACCAGAAGGGTGGAACACTGTTGAGATTTATGTAAATGGATTCTCAACATCACTTCCTGAAGACATTCAAGACAAAGCTATCCGTTCTATTCCTGGATTTGAAAACGTAAAATTCTTTAGATACGGTTATGCAATTGAGTACGATTATTTTCCACCAACACAATTAAAACACAACTTAGAAACTAAGTTAATTGAGAACTTATTTTTTGCTGGTCAAATTAATGGTACAACAGGTTATGAAGAAGCAGCTGCTCAAGGTTTAATGGCAGGTGTAAATGCTGCGTTAAAAACTCAAAATAAAGAGCCTTTTATTCTAAAAAGAAGCGAAGCCTATATAGGTGTTTTAATTGATGATTTAATCACAAAAGGGACAGAGGAACCGTATCGTATGTTTACTTCTCGTGCTGAATATAGAACTCTTTTACGACAAGATAATGCAGATTTACGCTTAACAGAAAAATCTTATAAATTAGGATTAGCTTCTCAAGAAAGAATGGATAGAGTAGAAGAGAAGAAAAACAAGACTCAAAACTTAATCGATTATATTAAAGGATTAAGTGTAACAAAAGAGGATATCAACCCTATTCTAGAAGAGAAAAATTTAGCAACTATTAATCAATCTATGAAATTGTATAAAATTGCTGCGAGACCTCAATTAACGTTTTCAGATTTTAGATCGATTGATAAGCTTGAAAATTATATTCAGGAAAACGAAATTGATAATGAAATTATAGAGCAAGTTGAAATCCACTTAAAATACTCTGGTTATATTGAAAAAGAAAAGAATAATGCAGACAAATTAAATAGATTAGAAAACGTGCCTATTCCCGCTACTTTTGATTATAGTAAAGTGAAATCTTTATCATATGAAGCTAGAGAAAAATTATCTAAAATACAACCTACTTCAATATCACAAGCAAGTAGAATAAGTGGAGTATCACCAAGTGATATATCTGTATTACTTGTATATATGGGTAGATAA
- the ybeY gene encoding rRNA maturation RNase YbeY, with product MIAFNYETKFQLNNEENTSKWIQECIEREGFELGEINYIFCDDAYLHKINIEFLQHDTLTDIISFDYTLGKLVGGDIFISVERVEENAKEFNTSFENELHRVIIHGILHYMKYKDKTDEEKQIMRSKENECLEILDKK from the coding sequence ATGATCGCATTTAATTACGAAACCAAGTTTCAATTAAACAATGAAGAAAACACTTCTAAATGGATACAAGAATGTATCGAAAGAGAAGGTTTTGAATTGGGAGAAATCAACTATATTTTTTGTGATGACGCTTATTTACATAAAATAAATATAGAGTTTTTACAACACGATACATTAACTGATATTATTAGTTTTGATTATACGTTAGGTAAGTTAGTTGGAGGTGATATTTTTATTTCAGTAGAAAGAGTAGAAGAGAATGCAAAGGAGTTTAATACTTCTTTTGAAAATGAATTACACCGCGTAATAATTCATGGTATTTTACATTACATGAAATACAAAGATAAGACTGATGAAGAGAAGCAAATTATGCGCTCTAAAGAAAATGAATGTTTAGAAATTTTAGATAAAAAATAA
- a CDS encoding DUF4175 family protein, whose amino-acid sequence MEDFNKIQQKLKQFSKKFYTNELIKGSILFVSLGLIYLLFTLFIEYFLWLKPTARTFLFWLFIIVEVFLFFRFICFPIFKIAGLQKGISFEEASKIIGNHFPKVKDKLLNVLQLQQNNQQSDLLAASIEQKSKELQPVSFNKAIDFSRNRKYVKYVLIPFLIWGISLLTGTSKKLSQSFNRVVNHSVAYNPPAPFYFNLTSKDLRVIKGKDITVYIQTEGEVIPQETKIHFNGQQYFMENEGNGLFSYTFSEVQNPILFYASANGIESNEYTITIIKTPSIQNISLNLTYPSYIGKASETINNTGNLNVPQGTIIKWDIKTSETDTVTFLEKEKRTIFKQKENNEFEFSKRVLNNTNYQITTSNKNLTDYEQLQFSINVTKDEYPTINVNSNIDSISRGNAQFVGQIADDYGFKRLELVYYDKENNQNTNNQVIKINKENIQTFYFEFPGSLDLKEGIDYEMYFQVYDNDLVNGSKKAMSRKFRYQQKTKEEIEEELLQEQKNYIENITNSLDQQQKSKKDLEKIQFDLQNKKNINWNDQKKIQNLIKRQEQYKQMMQRQTQKLQENFSEKKEENETLEQKKENLKKRIEELKKLEKQQKLLDELHKLADKLKKEDLIKKTKELAEQNKQQERSLERILEMTKRFYVEQKMNQLANKLEDLSKKQEELSNKESSKEEQQQINEEFQKAKKELDDLKKDNEALKQPMEMPSMENLEKQTQEELNKAEENLDKNNASETKKNQKKVAKKMQEMSQKMQQSMQSMSAEMEEENMEGLRQILENLITFSFDQEALMNEFSSSNSSHPNFGKNLQKQHQLKTYFEHIDDSLFVLSMRVPSISSKIQDHLAQAHYNLDQSLENFADNYFQNGISNQQYVMTSANTLADMLSNTLDAMQNPKPGNGKGKGKGKSFSLPDIIQKQSELMEKMKQGMQKKNQGNPKDGKDGKNKGEKEGQNGEQSDDLDGELYQIYKEQSQLREQLKNAINEGNAGNKEAKKALKKMEELENQILEKGFTQESINRMQQLNYELLKLDKATFEQNRDKQRKSNTNLQEFNNNTTKELKFKKLFYNQTEILNRQSLPLRQNYKKKVQEYFSLPKDRK is encoded by the coding sequence ATGGAAGATTTTAATAAAATACAGCAAAAGCTAAAGCAGTTTAGTAAGAAGTTTTATACAAATGAATTGATAAAAGGAAGCATTTTATTTGTTTCTTTAGGATTAATTTATTTGCTCTTTACTCTGTTTATTGAATACTTTTTGTGGTTAAAACCAACCGCCAGAACTTTTTTATTTTGGTTATTTATTATAGTAGAAGTGTTCTTATTTTTCCGTTTTATTTGTTTTCCTATTTTTAAAATTGCAGGTTTACAAAAAGGAATTTCTTTTGAAGAAGCTTCTAAAATTATCGGAAATCACTTTCCTAAAGTAAAAGATAAATTATTAAATGTTTTACAGCTACAACAAAACAATCAGCAGTCTGATTTATTAGCTGCTAGTATTGAACAAAAATCGAAAGAATTACAACCTGTTTCTTTTAATAAGGCCATTGACTTTAGTAGAAATAGAAAGTATGTAAAATATGTTTTAATTCCTTTCTTAATTTGGGGAATTTCATTACTTACAGGAACCTCTAAAAAGCTCTCACAAAGTTTTAATCGTGTAGTAAATCATTCAGTAGCATATAATCCTCCAGCTCCTTTTTATTTTAATTTAACCTCAAAAGATTTACGTGTTATTAAAGGAAAAGATATAACTGTATATATACAAACAGAAGGGGAGGTGATACCACAAGAAACCAAAATTCATTTTAATGGTCAACAATATTTTATGGAAAATGAAGGAAATGGTTTGTTTTCATACACCTTCTCTGAAGTTCAAAATCCTATCTTATTTTATGCAAGTGCCAACGGAATTGAATCTAATGAGTATACTATAACGATTATTAAAACTCCATCGATTCAAAATATTTCATTAAATCTAACCTATCCATCATACATAGGGAAAGCTTCTGAAACAATCAACAACACCGGAAACTTAAATGTTCCACAAGGAACAATTATAAAATGGGATATTAAAACTTCTGAAACCGATACAGTTACATTTTTAGAAAAAGAAAAAAGAACAATTTTTAAACAAAAAGAAAATAACGAATTTGAGTTTTCTAAACGTGTACTGAACAATACTAATTATCAAATTACAACATCAAACAAAAACCTAACAGATTACGAGCAGCTACAGTTTTCTATTAATGTAACTAAAGATGAATATCCAACTATCAATGTAAATTCAAATATTGATAGTATTTCTCGTGGAAATGCCCAGTTTGTTGGTCAAATTGCTGATGATTATGGTTTTAAGAGGTTAGAATTGGTTTATTACGATAAAGAAAATAATCAAAATACTAATAATCAAGTAATTAAAATAAATAAAGAGAACATTCAAACCTTTTATTTTGAATTTCCTGGAAGTTTGGATTTAAAAGAGGGAATAGACTATGAAATGTACTTTCAAGTATACGATAATGATCTTGTAAATGGTAGTAAAAAAGCCATGAGTAGAAAGTTTAGATACCAACAAAAAACAAAAGAAGAAATAGAGGAAGAGCTATTACAAGAACAAAAAAACTACATAGAAAACATAACTAACTCACTAGATCAACAACAAAAAAGTAAGAAAGATTTAGAGAAAATACAGTTTGATTTACAAAACAAAAAGAATATTAACTGGAACGATCAAAAGAAAATTCAGAATTTAATAAAGCGTCAGGAACAATACAAGCAAATGATGCAACGTCAAACACAAAAATTACAAGAGAATTTTTCTGAAAAGAAAGAGGAAAATGAAACTCTTGAGCAGAAAAAAGAAAACCTAAAAAAACGTATTGAAGAACTTAAAAAGTTAGAAAAGCAACAAAAATTATTAGATGAATTACACAAGCTAGCAGATAAACTTAAAAAAGAAGATTTAATTAAAAAGACAAAAGAACTAGCTGAACAAAACAAACAACAAGAACGTAGTTTGGAACGTATTTTAGAAATGACTAAGCGCTTTTATGTAGAACAAAAGATGAATCAATTAGCAAACAAACTAGAAGATTTGTCAAAAAAACAAGAAGAGTTAAGTAACAAAGAATCTAGTAAAGAAGAACAGCAACAAATTAATGAAGAATTTCAAAAGGCAAAGAAAGAGTTAGATGACTTAAAGAAAGATAATGAAGCATTAAAACAACCCATGGAAATGCCTTCTATGGAAAATTTAGAAAAGCAAACTCAAGAAGAACTGAATAAAGCTGAAGAAAATTTAGATAAAAATAACGCTTCTGAAACAAAGAAAAATCAAAAAAAAGTTGCTAAAAAGATGCAGGAAATGAGTCAGAAGATGCAACAATCAATGCAATCGATGAGTGCAGAAATGGAAGAAGAAAACATGGAAGGTTTACGTCAAATATTAGAAAACCTTATTACTTTTTCATTTGATCAAGAAGCTTTAATGAATGAATTTTCTTCCTCAAATTCATCACATCCTAACTTTGGTAAAAACCTTCAGAAACAACACCAACTTAAAACCTATTTTGAACATATTGATGATAGCTTATTTGTGCTTTCAATGCGAGTTCCTAGTATATCTTCAAAAATTCAAGATCACTTAGCACAAGCACATTATAACTTAGATCAATCTTTAGAAAATTTTGCAGATAATTATTTTCAAAACGGAATCTCTAATCAACAGTATGTAATGACTTCAGCAAATACATTAGCGGATATGTTGAGTAATACTTTAGATGCTATGCAAAATCCTAAACCTGGAAATGGAAAAGGGAAGGGGAAAGGTAAATCGTTTAGCTTGCCAGACATCATTCAAAAGCAAAGTGAATTAATGGAAAAGATGAAACAAGGCATGCAAAAGAAAAATCAAGGAAACCCAAAAGATGGAAAAGACGGTAAAAATAAAGGTGAAAAAGAAGGGCAAAACGGTGAACAAAGTGATGATTTAGATGGTGAATTATATCAAATTTACAAAGAACAATCACAACTTAGAGAACAGTTAAAAAATGCTATTAACGAAGGAAATGCAGGAAATAAAGAAGCTAAAAAAGCTTTAAAAAAGATGGAGGAGTTAGAAAATCAAATTTTGGAAAAAGGTTTTACACAAGAGAGTATTAATAGAATGCAGCAATTAAACTACGAGCTACTTAAATTAGACAAAGCTACATTCGAACAAAACAGAGATAAACAACGTAAATCAAACACCAATTTACAAGAGTTTAATAACAATACAACTAAGGAATTGAAGTTTAAAAAGTTGTTTTATAACCAAACTGAGATATTAAACAGACAATCACTACCTTTGCGCCAAAATTACAAAAAGAAGGTGCAAGAGTACTTTAGCCTTCCAAAGGATAGAAAATAA
- the gltX gene encoding glutamate--tRNA ligase, which yields MTENVRVRFAPSPTGPLHIGGVRTALFNYLFAKKHNGTFVLRIEDTDQTRYVANAEKYIIDSLEWCNIPFDEGPGKNEKFGPYRQSERKDLYKKYADQLIESGWAYYAFDTAEELDAHRKDHEEKGKTFIYNWHNRLKLNNSLALSANEVSEKINAGEKYVIRFKTPQDETLILQDEIRGTIKVETNTLDDKVLFKSDGMPTYHLANIVDDHLMEISHVIRGEEWLPSLPLHELLYRAFDWKAPKFAHLPLILKPVGKGKLSKRDGDKLGFPVFPLEYTNEQTGDVSRGYKEDGYFADAFINMLAFLGWNPGTEQEIFSLEELTEAFDLARVSKSGAKFSPDKTKWFNQQYLQQKSNKELTALFIPILEEKGITKDKDQAEKVVSLIKERATFVADFWELSNFFFENPSEYDEKAVKKQWKDTTSELMQELVEVISKIEDFSIENTQTEIKGWITSKEIGFGKVMQPLRLSLVGKLAGPDLFDIMTMIGKETTITRIQNAINALS from the coding sequence ATGACTGAGAACGTAAGAGTACGCTTTGCTCCGAGTCCGACAGGACCATTACACATAGGTGGTGTAAGAACTGCTTTATTCAATTATTTATTTGCTAAAAAACATAACGGAACCTTTGTTTTACGTATTGAAGATACCGATCAAACACGTTATGTAGCTAATGCAGAAAAATACATAATCGATTCTTTAGAATGGTGTAACATTCCGTTTGATGAAGGTCCAGGTAAAAACGAAAAATTCGGACCCTATCGTCAGTCAGAACGTAAAGATTTGTATAAAAAATACGCAGATCAGTTAATTGAATCTGGTTGGGCATATTATGCTTTTGATACAGCTGAAGAATTAGATGCACACCGTAAAGATCATGAAGAAAAAGGAAAAACCTTTATTTATAATTGGCATAATCGTTTAAAGTTAAACAATTCGTTGGCTCTTTCTGCTAATGAAGTTTCAGAAAAAATAAATGCAGGAGAAAAGTATGTGATCCGTTTTAAAACTCCACAAGACGAGACCTTAATTTTACAAGATGAAATCCGTGGTACGATTAAAGTGGAAACAAACACCTTAGATGATAAAGTATTGTTTAAATCTGATGGTATGCCAACATATCATTTAGCAAATATTGTAGATGACCATTTAATGGAAATTTCACATGTAATTCGTGGTGAAGAGTGGTTACCTTCTCTCCCACTTCATGAGTTATTATATCGTGCATTTGATTGGAAAGCACCAAAATTTGCACACTTACCATTAATTTTAAAACCAGTAGGAAAAGGAAAATTAAGTAAGCGTGATGGCGATAAACTAGGTTTTCCAGTATTTCCGTTAGAATATACCAATGAGCAAACAGGTGATGTTTCACGTGGATACAAAGAAGACGGTTATTTTGCTGATGCATTTATAAATATGTTAGCATTCTTAGGATGGAACCCAGGAACAGAACAAGAAATTTTTAGTTTAGAGGAATTAACAGAAGCGTTCGATTTAGCGCGTGTAAGTAAATCAGGAGCTAAGTTTAGTCCAGATAAAACAAAATGGTTTAACCAACAGTATTTACAACAAAAGTCTAACAAAGAGCTTACAGCCTTATTTATACCTATTCTTGAAGAAAAAGGCATAACAAAAGATAAAGATCAGGCAGAAAAAGTAGTTTCTTTAATAAAAGAGCGTGCGACGTTTGTAGCTGATTTTTGGGAGTTATCTAACTTTTTCTTTGAAAACCCTTCAGAATACGATGAAAAAGCGGTTAAAAAACAATGGAAAGATACTACGAGTGAATTAATGCAAGAATTAGTAGAAGTAATTTCTAAAATAGAAGATTTTTCAATTGAAAATACTCAAACAGAAATCAAAGGATGGATTACTTCTAAAGAAATAGGATTTGGTAAAGTAATGCAACCACTTCGTTTAAGTTTGGTAGGAAAACTAGCAGGTCCAGATTTGTTTGATATCATGACAATGATAGGCAAAGAAACTACTATTACCAGAATACAAAACGCGATTAACGCGTTATCATAA
- a CDS encoding transporter family protein codes for MKHKILFIAILTCLTTSVFSQNLNDSWQIGVGFGITKFSESDAAFIGDQYLFQVPTVSLTMPIGDRFSLDGAVSFNTIDDVGFIKNSAKYFSMDASFRYNLNAIFNKFAPYVFIGGSVVDSERKMTPTLNVGAGGIYWVSDNIGINPQLYYKHSFEGYESMRSHIQGTLGVVFKLNWNNGGDNNARNAAKHLGGCMF; via the coding sequence ATGAAACATAAAATTTTATTCATAGCAATACTTACCTGTTTAACAACGTCTGTTTTTTCACAAAATTTAAACGACTCTTGGCAAATAGGTGTAGGTTTTGGAATAACAAAATTTAGTGAAAGTGACGCCGCTTTTATTGGTGATCAATATTTATTTCAAGTGCCTACTGTAAGTTTAACCATGCCTATTGGCGATCGTTTTTCTTTAGATGGTGCTGTATCTTTTAATACTATTGATGACGTTGGTTTTATCAAAAACTCTGCAAAGTATTTTTCTATGGATGCTTCATTTCGTTATAACTTAAATGCTATTTTTAACAAGTTTGCTCCGTATGTTTTTATAGGAGGTAGTGTAGTAGATTCTGAACGTAAAATGACACCTACACTTAATGTTGGTGCTGGTGGAATTTATTGGGTTAGTGATAATATTGGTATTAACCCACAACTATACTACAAACATTCTTTTGAAGGTTATGAAAGTATGCGTTCACATATTCAAGGAACTCTAGGTGTTGTATTTAAACTAAATTGGAACAATGGAGGTGATAACAATGCTCGTAATGCTGCAAAACATTTAGGAGGTTGTATGTTTTAA